The sequence tgcaccatactcagcacaacagcgcaagaagttacaaacttaattgaggcaacaaagacaagtaaagcaccaggatttgacttgatcaatgggaaaatcttaaaaaaccttcccccaaaggcaataagactaacaacgataatatttaacgcaattctaagaatacagtactttcctacactatggaaaatagcacagatagtaatgttacccaaaccacacaaaaacccacatctaactgcatcctacaggccgatatcattactacctgcgttttcgaaattattagagaaaataatatataaccgcttaaaaccaacaatagaaaaagaaaatctaataccgaaccatcaatttggattcaggaataaacactccacaatagaacaaatgcatagactcgtcaatgaaatcttacagtcgcttgaaacaaaacaataccgCACaacactctttatggatatcgaaaaagcattcgacaaagttaaccatgaaaaacttcttcaaacaatcaaaaagcaatttccagaacaaatctacaaactacccAAATCTTagttaaacaacagaacctttgtagtaaaaataaatgatgcatactctgaaattaaggacatcaaggcaggagtaccgcaaggaagtgtcttaggaccaatattatacacactatacacggcagatataccaacaactgtcaacagtaaaacactgacgtttgcggacgatacggccatactagtgaggcatgcaaatctagaaacggccgccgcactactacaagaacacactacaaaaatagaaaaattgctgcaaaacaaacaaataaaagtgaacaccagcaagtgcaaccacataacatttacacttagaaaaggaaaaacaccagatattcaactgaacggcgcccacatagcacaaacaaagcaagtcaaatatctaggaataaatttagacacacgccttacatggaagcaccatataaaatcagtaataaacagaataagtgcaaaaaggaagcagatgtactggttaatcaatagaaaatctaaattaagcacaatgaataaactaaatatatacaaaacaataatcaaaccaatctggacatacggagtcccattatgggggacggcagcaatgagtcacataagcaaaatagaaatagagcaaggaaaaattttaaggacaatagttaacgctccatggtacgtcagaaatgaagacctacgaaaagatctaaaaattccaacagtcaaagaggaaatcgctagatacgcaaaaaagtacaaagaaagacttgcagcacacccaaaccagctggctgctgaaacaaataaaaccaaaatagaaagaagactgaagaggaagcatcccgcagaccacgaaatagagatgcaataggaaacctagaagatggaaccccgctgggggtaaccatccacatgctttatttatttatttttatttatttttttatttttcttttttttttttttatttttattttttattttttttattcttttattctctaagctataacattttaccaaatgtccttctggacaaattgtaaaaacttaacaaacaataaaaaaaaaaaaaaaaaaatcctaaCGGTCCCTAAATCTATCACCTACTGTTGTTTcttccagtcgcggggagacgcgatcgcgaggaattATCTCTTAACTTTTGTTTGGTAGAGGATGAAAGAAATCCTTATCATTAtacggaaaaatatttattttcagtgAACAGATTTAATATACAAGTTATTAGTAGTGAATGTTACTAttcttttctatataatacTTTTGCTGTTTAGCATTACATAAAGACATGTCGTAGCATTTTCATGTAGAGGTGATCTCTAAATACACGCTTAAAAATGAtgtatgaatatttgcaaatgttATTATACTACAAACATTGAGGAGTAAAGAAATCATCCTGTATGAATTGTGTATAAATCAAAAACCGTATGCATATAAATACAAACATACTTATTAAGCAATGTCATAAATGAATTTACTTAGAAATGAGACGAGTGGAAAGATAAAATGAAACGGATAATGAGCtcctttattataaaattatatttatattttctattggttcaaagagaaaaatgtaacGGTCAAATAgccaataaatataatattatgcataataaaattattctagaGGATATTTTGGTGACCTGATGTATCCAGTACAACCTGGAATAAccgaaaatatatgtatttatattagtcCCTACTTTTTTATACGAAGATACTTCTATACGCACCTCGATAATCGTTGTCGGGCTGTTGACTTAAACTCTtgtcttaaaataaatttcctaatTCCCATTAGGTAATTTGCGATATACTTCTCCCAATCCATATCCCCTAAGTTTAGTTTGACCATATCGCTATCGTTCAACATTTTTACCATCCTCGTCAAGTTGAAACAGTTGTCCATTTGGAAAATCCATTCGCGCGTGCCGAAAAATTCTACCGATGTGAACAGCTTCTTGCCACTTTTGAAAAGTTTCATCATtctgaaatatcatttttgaCTATTATTATAGATGAAGGCAGAGATTATCCCCGAAAGATTGTTCTCGTTGTTCGAGGATTGAATACTCACATTGGTTTACTACCTCGGAGTCTTAAAAATGTATCTATGACGAACGCAAGCAAAACATGCGGAAATACACTCCGAAGattgtaaatatatctatTAGCTATCATTTGACAATCCGGGTACCATAGCATATCCTTCAGTGGCTTTTCTATGCTACATTTCACCACGGCATCTTTCATCTGACCCCATCTTATCAATTGTAACAATTACATTTGTACAATTAATCAAATTACGCTTAAAGTAAACTTTATTGCTATCCGAGTATCTCAGGAAATATTatgcaattaaataaatattacattatatcactattttcttaaattaacgAATTGAGATTAAAAGTGGACTTTTGTATTCTACGTTTATTTGCGAATTGTCCACATTACTTAAATAAActgaattttttgaaatactGTAACAATCGAATTGCATAAGTTGAAAAACattcgttataaattttacctAAAAGGATTAGCGTTACTCGTGCAGTTGTAAACTTTAACTTCGTGCTCAGGATGTAGCGTGACATGCCATGCAGTACATATCATCGTATCGACTACGAAATCGACGGGCACTAAATCCACTCTTGCATCTTTCTTACCCGGTATCACTGTTGCACATCCTTTGCTGATTAGCAGAAAGACACCTGGTGATTAAATTggtttagaaattatttgtgATTTTTGATTACCAGAAATGTAGCGCTAAATAGATTGGTAAGAATTCTCGTAATTGTGAGCAACAACAAACTTGAACTATAATAATGATGATCTAGTGGAGAGCCTCTCATTTATCCTCTCATAAACAAATCGTTTAACTCCACTTTTAGGAAATGTAAGGAGTATTGaacaattattaatgaaaaattgaaaaattattggaaaagaTCTATGAAAATACCTGTTAATGCAGAAATATTCTGTATCCAACCAGGACATGGTTCTTCCAAAGAGGCACCAATTATGCTTGGCCGCACTATCGCAACTGGCAGATCTTTGCACTTGTTTGCTACAATCTGCTCTGCTAAATTCTTACTGAATGTGTATGTATTTGGATAAGTTTTTAAAATCCTCTTTTCCAGCAGGTTGATCGACATTTTGTCGAACTTATCACACATATCGATTACCTCCGAAGGACTCAAGCTCGTGCTGCAAAGTCAATAATAAGTGAACATATTCTTCACggtataattacaaatataatattcgtaaaCCATGCAACAACGTTTGCGTATAACTTATTCTTACGTATAAACTTTTTCCCCAATCTCGTGTAGattcgcattactataagctGTGCTAACGTAGACGAAGCTAACTGGATGCTTCAGCTCGTTCCAAAGTTCTATGACACGAGCAGTACCTTTTGTATTCACATTAACAGCCACAGATAAGGGCTCGTTGAATCTCACAGTGGCCGCGAGGTGAAACACTATGTTTACTT comes from Bombus fervidus isolate BK054 chromosome 18, iyBomFerv1, whole genome shotgun sequence and encodes:
- the LOC139996366 gene encoding putative fatty acyl-CoA reductase CG5065 isoform X2; this translates as MNTIDEKSNESANKGLNKTNTLEEFYAGCGILVTGASGFVGKGLLEKLIRVCPRITAIFILIRPKTNETIEQRFKKIMDDPIYDGIKAKNPSLFSRVYPVKGDVSMPNLGLSREVRNLLLEKVNIVFHLAATVRFNEPLSVAVNVNTKGTARVIELWNELKHPVSFVYVSTAYSNANLHEIGEKVYTTSLSPSEVIDMCDKFDKMSINLLEKRILKTYPNTYTFSKNLAEQIVANKCKDLPVAIVRPSIIGASLEEPCPGWIQNISALTGVFLLISKGCATVIPGKKDARVDLVPVDFVVDTMICTAWHVTLHPEHEVKVYNCTSNANPFRWGQMKDAVVKCSIEKPLKDMLWYPDCQMIANRYIYNLRSVFPHVLLAFVIDTFLRLRGSKPIMMKLFKSGKKLFTSVEFFGTREWIFQMDNCFNLTRMVKMLNDSDMVKLNLGDMDWEKYIANYLMGIRKFILRQEFKSTARQRLSRLFWIHQITKICGIIILLWIILCFLY